One genomic segment of Xyrauchen texanus isolate HMW12.3.18 chromosome 5, RBS_HiC_50CHRs, whole genome shotgun sequence includes these proteins:
- the wu:fa56d06 gene encoding LOW QUALITY PROTEIN: uncharacterized protein wu:fa56d06 (The sequence of the model RefSeq protein was modified relative to this genomic sequence to represent the inferred CDS: substituted 2 bases at 2 genomic stop codons) encodes MLRVVLLLLAVAGHHARPLNDTHRFRNSGGMIKGPHIVQDEVKDNSVHPKGAEPTNHLQIDLNIGMKLKENQKSVPVEMRRQGTEPSRRILMDMNTGMLKEEVGEMNRRVAGCMSAKSFTLVVTIHSXFWLNFIYFLFFTVYNPPAYEMRKGTQNSHTMRVDPITGQRLYPLTEMQRSTAPCESFNYWSAVMFSGLNVDYTFSPLPELPFCGVSSTVDEFRQGTEYRPHILKLLRMRDILRSQYSAVGEKQEQRVIPAELLMDLNTGLLKEHRNHMDSRVPGSAKWEVVSGPEHEEMKNQDVSGLKENQKSVPVEMRRQGTEPSRRILMDMNTGMLKEEVGEMNRRVAGCMSAKSFTLVVTIHSXFWLNFISILFFTVYNPPAYEMRKGTQNSHTMRVDPITGQRLYPLTEMQRSTAPLDEFRQGTEYRPHILKLLRMRDILRSQYSAVGEKQEQRVIPAELLMDLNTGLLKEHRNHMDSRVPGSKWEVVSDPEHEEMKNQDFSGPKEIQKSVSVEMRRQGTEPSRRILMDMNTGMLKEEVGEMNRRVAGFYNPPAYEMRKGTQNSHTMRVDPITGQRLYPLTEMQRSTAPLDEFRQGTEYRPHILKLLRMRDILRSQYSAVGEKQEQRVIPAELHRQGQVQASCQGEVIQGKCYSFNSSPQTFKEAEVSCQKWSPRGHLASVASAEVHKQLISMVTKAKDVPVLTWLGGTQKENKFQWIDGSSWTYSDWMPGHPHKHNLSCLEMFRMAIVKLCNASYD; translated from the exons GTCACCATGCAAGACCACTGAACGACACCCATCGATTCCGAAATAGTGGAGGGATGATAAAGGGGCCACACATTGTCCAAGATGAAGTCAAGGATAACTCAGTCCATCCGAAGGGTGCAGAACCTACAAATCATTTACAGATAGATTTGAACATTGGCATGAAACTCAAAGAAAACCAAAAATCAGTTCCTGTTGAGATGCGTAGGCAGGGAACAGAACCCTCTCGACGTATCCTGATGGACATGAACACTGGCATGCTGAAGGAGGAAGTCGGTGAAATGAACAGGAGAGTTGCTGGATGTATGTCTGCAAAGTCATTCACTTTAGTGGTTACAATTCACAGTTGATTTTGGctgaatttcatttattttctcttcttCACAGTCTACAATCCTCCAGCGTATGAGATGAGAAAGGGAACACAGAATTCTCACACCATGCGGGTGGACCCCATAACTGGACAGAGGCTGTATCCTTTAACTGAGATGCAGAGGAGCACAGCACCATGTGAGTCTTTCAACTATTGGTCAGCGGTCATGTTTTCAGGTTTGAATGTTGATTACACATTTTCTCCATTACCTGAACTTCCTTTCTGTGGTGTTTCCTCTACAGTGGATGAGTTCAGACAAGGCACTGAGTACAGACCTCACATCCTGAAGCTGCTGAGAATGCGAGACATTTTGAGATCTCAGTACAGCgctgttggtgagaaacaggaGCAGAGAGTCATTCCTGCTGAGCTCCTGATGGACCTGAACACTGGTCTACTCAAAGAACACAGAAACCACATGGACAGCAGAGTACCAGGCT CTG CTAAATGGGAAGTTGTTTCTGGTCCTGAGCATGAGGAAATGAAAAACCAGGACGTTTCTGGACTGAAGGAGAACCAAAAATCAGTTCCTGTTGAGATGCGTAGGCAGGGAACAGAACCCTCTCGACGTATCCTGATGGACATGAACACTGGCATGCTGAAGGAGGAAGTCGGTGAAATGAACAGGAGAGTTGCTGGATGTATGTCTGCAAAGTCATTCACTTTAGTGGTTACAATTCACAGTTGATTTTGGCTGAATTTCATTTCTATTCTCTTCTTCACAGTCTACAATCCTCCAGCGTATGAGATGAGAAAGGGAACACAGAATTCTCACACCATGCGGGTGGACCCCATAACTGGACAGAGGCTGTATCCTTTAACTGAGATGCAGAGGAGCACAGCACCAT TGGATGAGTTCAGACAAGGCACTGAGTACAGACCTCACATCCTGAAGCTGCTGAGAATGCGAGACATTTTGAGATCTCAGTACAGCgctgttggtgagaaacaggaGCAGAGAGTCATTCCTGCTGAGCTCCTGATGGACCTGAACACTGGTCTACTCAAAGAACACAGAAACCACATGGACAGCAGAGTACCAGGCT CTAAATGGGAAGTTGTTTCTGATCCGGAGCATGAGGAAATGAAAAACCAGGACTTTTCTGGACCGAAGGAGATCCAAAAATCAGTTTCTGTTGAGATGCGTAGGCAGGGAACAGAACCCTCTCGACGTATCCTGATGGACATGAACACTGGCATGCTGAAGGAGGAAGTCGGTGAAATGAACAGGAGAGTTGCTGGAT TCTACAATCCTCCAGCGTATGAGATGAGAAAGGGAACACAGAATTCTCACACCATGCGGGTGGACCCCATAACTGGACAGAGGCTGTATCCTTTAACTGAGATGCAGAGGAGCACAGCACCAT TGGATGAGTTCAGACAAGGCACTGAGTACAGACCTCACATCCTGAAGCTGCTGAGAATGCGAGACATTTTGAGATCTCAGTACAGCgctgttggtgagaaacaggaGCAGAGAGTCATTCCTGCTGAGCTGCACAGACAAG GACAGGTCCAAGCTTCCTGTCAGGGTGAAGTGATCCAAGGAAAGTGCTACAGTTTCAATTCATCTCCACAAACATTCAAGGAAGCTGAG GTGTCCTGTCAAAAATGGTCTCCCAGAGGACACCTGGCCTCAGTGGCGAGTGCAGAAGTGCATAAACAGCTCATCTCGATGGTAACCAAAGCAAAGGACGTTCCAGTTCTGACATGGCTTGGAGGGACCCAAAAG GAAAACAAGTTCCAGTGGATAGACGGTTCCTCTTGGACATACAGCGACTGGATGCCCggtcacccacacaaacacaatctgtcGTGTCTTGAGATGTTTAGAATGG CTATTGTTAAGTTGTGTAACGCCTCATACGATTGA
- the LOC127643625 gene encoding protein SON isoform X2 — protein MATNIEEIFRDFVMSKIKEIEDESQDNSRTDETHCNTVELQSEPVAETREDGLQTEHINTTTDKDTRTDLQADHDKEDASTKHRKSKKHKKHKSKKKKKKHKSRKDGSSETDSDRETQESGKKKKRKKKKKSREADKAKKSGSRFESSSGSESEAKPSCENAKSPSAGKTSKSELKETSGLGKSRELPDIIPKMENSVHNNIEIERAKDKKRSPSRTSKREENSRGRRTRSRSPKRKAGHRSRSRSSKRQQKSKSRSRSRNSPRKRSNQQRERSRSRSKGQNKHSRSRSVRRGRNSRSKSRSRRTRSRSVVILRRNRRSASKSRSNSPRRRNHSRSRSQGRTKHCKSRSLSKSSSVSKDRQKITETITNDTAPAEDNSESSVMQADISKKTTENGQSPPMAVNADTELPETVVDSSDSGVNEVGFTGSWRPVPFLSESTKGNSSQKCNTPEVPLEVINVSAERSASSTVEPKDLECSVNLEKEEATTTPTIDAQTSLERSSRSPSKSPNPQRSSRSKRAARSRSKSSSKRRKSRSSSRNKDKKSKSRSPSQRKSTKSKTQNKSSKSKSPKRKRSRSRSPGRRKRSKTPDRSKRSKSKKRSRSRSRRRSRSGSRWKRGFGSRTLNQRDRWKREPSRSPVLILRKKRSTSKTRRSASKTPPRLTELDKEQLLEIAKANAAAMCAKAGVPIPESLRPKTILQLPLPNANATALSLPVMSNITMNAAMASMTAATMTAALSSMGALASLPQFAPLPTIVNKPPPSNTSNLASIEEAKRKVTKQANSFSIQELTERCKKIAESKEEMAIAKPHMSDDEDDAKPFGGSSLKENKGFAFSLSGTSIKPTVRTEAVFAKEFPVSSGSQHRKKEADGAYGEWVPVEKKTEKPSESGSAGTEEASKDNDSVFPEAPSQPVDITLAVSERAVAQKRLAENPFDINAMCMLNRAQEQVDAWAQSNTIPGLFTGSTGAQVLSSDELSNSGPQAWIKKGQSL, from the exons ATGGCGACCAACATCGAGGAGATCTTTAGGGATTTTGTTATGAGTAAAATCAAAGAAATCGAGGATGAATCTCAAGATAACAG tCGGACAGACGAGACCCATTGTAATACTGTGGAACTACAATCTGAGCCTGTCGCAGAGACACGAGAAGATGGACTTCAAACAGAACACATTAACACAACAACAG ATAAAGACACACGTACTGACCTCCAGGCTGACCATGATAAAGAGGATGCCAGCACTAAACACAGGAAGAGTAAGAAGcacaaaaagcataaaagtaaaaagaagaaaaaaaaacataagtccAGAAAAGATGGCAGCTCAGAGACTGACTCTGACAGAGAGACTCAAGAAAG tggaaagaaaaagaagagaaagaaaaagaaaaaatctcgggaggcagacaaagcgaAAAAGTCTGGCTCACGTTTTGAAAGCTCCTCTGGATCAGAATCCGAAGCAAAACCTTCCTGTGAAAATGCTAAATCGCCATCAGCAGGTAAGACTTCAAAGTCTGAGCTGAAGGAAACATCTGGTTTAGGTAAGTCTCGGGAGTTACCCGACATTATTCCCAAGATGGAAAATTCTGTCCACAACAACATAGAAATTGAAAGGGCCAAGGACAAGAAAAGAAGCCCCAGCAGGACATCTAAAAGAGAGGAGAACTCCAGAGGAAGACGAACCAGGTCAAGATCACCCAAACGGAAAGCCGGACACAGATCAAGATCCCGGTCTTCAAAACGACAACAGAAATCAAAGTCGAGGTCTCGTTCTAGAAATAGTCCCAGAAAGAGGTCTaatcagcagagagagagaagtagATCGAGGTCAAAGGGACAGAATAAACATTCCAGGTCTCGTTCTGTAAGAAGAGGCAGAAATTCAAGATCAAAGTCACGTTCCAGGCGGACTCGATCAAGGTCTGTTGTAATCTTAAGGAGGAACAGAAGGTCCGCTTCAAAATCTAGGTCTAACTCTCCACGACGTAGGAACCATTCCAGGAGTAGGTCGCAAGGCAGAACAAAACATTGTAAATCAAGGTCCTTATCAAAATCTAGTTCTGTTTCAAAAGACAGGCAGAAGATAACTGAAACTATTACGAACGATACAGCTCCAGCAGAGGACAATAGTGAAAGTTCTGTAATGCAAGCAGATATATCTAAAAAAACTACTGAGAATGGACAAAGTCCACCAATGGCTGTGAATGCGGACACCGAGCTACCTGAGACTGTTGTGGATAGCTCAGATTCTGGTGTGAATGAAGTTGGCTTCACTGGATCTTGGAGACCAGTACCCTTTTTAAGTGAGTCAACTAAGGGCAACTCTTCACAGAAGTGCAATACACCAGAGGTGCCTTTGGAAGTGATCAATGTATCTGCAGAAAGATCAGCGTCCTCAACAGTTGAGCCAAAGGATTTAGAGTGTAGCGTCAACCTTGAAAAGGAAGAAGCTACCACAACTCCAACAATAGACGCACAGACTTCATTAGAGAGGTCTTCAAGGTCACCGTCCAAGTCTCCCAATCCACAAAGATCCTCAAGATCCAAACGAGCTGCAAGATCTAGATCAAAGTCATCCTCGAAAAGGAGGAAATCCAGGTCGTCTTCACGGAATAAGGACAAGAAGTCCAAATCTAGATCACCCTCACAAAGAAAAAGCACCAAGTCCAAAACGCAGAACAAAAGTTCTAAGTCAAAGTCGCCCAAAAGGAAAAGGTCAAGGTCTCGTTCACCAGGTAGAAGGAAAAGGTCTAAAACTCCAGACAGAAGCAAGCGATCTAAATCCAAAAAAAGGTCTCGCTCGCGTTCAAGGAGACGATCTCGATCAGGCTCGCGTTGGAAAAGAGGTTTTGGAAGTCGAACGCTAAATCAACGGGACCGTTGGAAACGAGAACCCAGTCGTTCTCCGGTCCTCATTCTTCGTAAGAAAAGGTCGACATCCAAAACTCGGCGAAGCGCCAGCAAGACACCTCCACGTCTTACGGAGCTTG ATAAGGAACAATTGCTGGAGATAGCTAAAGCTAATGCTGCAGCTATGTGTGCCAAGGCAGGTGTGCCCATTCCAGAGAGCCTCAGGCCTAAAACTATTCTTCAACTACCCTTGCCAAATGCAAATGCTACTGCCTTGTCCTTACCAGTGATGTCAAACATAACCATGAATGCTGCTATGGCTAGCATGACTGCTGCTACAATGACTGCTGCTTTGTCTAGTATGGGTGCCTTGGCATCATTGCCGCAATTCGCCCCATTACCGACAATTGTCAACAAGCCACCCCCTTCAAACACCTCTAATCTAGCCAGTATTGAGGAAGCCAAAAGGAAAGTAACCAAACAGGCTAACAGTTTCAGCATTCAAGAGCTAACAGAG AGATGCAAGAAGATTGCTGAGAGCAAGGAAGAGATGGCCATCGCAAAACCACACATGTCAGATGATGAAGACGATGCGAAGCCATTTGGGGGATCTTCCCTTAAAGAGAACAAGGGCTTTGCCTTTAGTCTCAGT GGCACCTCAATAAAGCCAACCGTCCGAACGGAAGCTGTCTTTGCTAAGGAGTTTCCAGTGTCCTCCGGCTCCCAGCACAGAAAGAAAGAGGCTGATGGTGCATACGGGGAATGGGTGCCAGTCGAAAAGAAGACCGAAAAGCCATCAGAATCAGGTTCTGCCGGGACAGAAGAGGCCAGCAAGGACAATGATAGTGTCTTTCCTGAAGCGCCTTCTCAA CCAGTGGACATCACGTTGGCTGTCAGCGAGAGAGCAGTGGCCCAAAAGAGGCTGGCGGAAAATCCTTTCGACATAAATGCCATGTGTATGCTCAATCGGGCTCAGGAGCAA GTTGACGCCTGGGCCCAGTCCAATACAATTCCTGGACTCTTCACGGGTTCAACCGGTGCCCAAGTGCTCTCGTCAGATGAGCTGTCTAACAGCGGCCCACAGGCTTGGATTAAGAAG GGTCAGTCCTTGTAG
- the LOC127643625 gene encoding protein SON isoform X1: MATNIEEIFRDFVMSKIKEIEDESQDNSRTDETHCNTVELQSEPVAETREDGLQTEHINTTTDKDTRTDLQADHDKEDASTKHRKSKKHKKHKSKKKKKKHKSRKDGSSETDSDRETQESGKKKKRKKKKKSREADKAKKSGSRFESSSGSESEAKPSCENAKSPSAGKTSKSELKETSGLGKSRELPDIIPKMENSVHNNIEIERAKDKKRSPSRTSKREENSRGRRTRSRSPKRKAGHRSRSRSSKRQQKSKSRSRSRNSPRKRSNQQRERSRSRSKGQNKHSRSRSVRRGRNSRSKSRSRRTRSRSVVILRRNRRSASKSRSNSPRRRNHSRSRSQGRTKHCKSRSLSKSSSVSKDRQKITETITNDTAPAEDNSESSVMQADISKKTTENGQSPPMAVNADTELPETVVDSSDSGVNEVGFTGSWRPVPFLSESTKGNSSQKCNTPEVPLEVINVSAERSASSTVEPKDLECSVNLEKEEATTTPTIDAQTSLERSSRSPSKSPNPQRSSRSKRAARSRSKSSSKRRKSRSSSRNKDKKSKSRSPSQRKSTKSKTQNKSSKSKSPKRKRSRSRSPGRRKRSKTPDRSKRSKSKKRSRSRSRRRSRSGSRWKRGFGSRTLNQRDRWKREPSRSPVLILRKKRSTSKTRRSASKTPPRLTELDKEQLLEIAKANAAAMCAKAGVPIPESLRPKTILQLPLPNANATALSLPVMSNITMNAAMASMTAATMTAALSSMGALASLPQFAPLPTIVNKPPPSNTSNLASIEEAKRKVTKQANSFSIQELTERCKKIAESKEEMAIAKPHMSDDEDDAKPFGGSSLKENKGFAFSLSGTSIKPTVRTEAVFAKEFPVSSGSQHRKKEADGAYGEWVPVEKKTEKPSESGSAGTEEASKDNDSVFPEAPSQPVDITLAVSERAVAQKRLAENPFDINAMCMLNRAQEQVDAWAQSNTIPGLFTGSTGAQVLSSDELSNSGPQAWIKKDQFLRAAPVSGGMGELLMRKMGWRSGEGLGKHREGTVEPIVIDFKTDRKGLVAEGEKTQKSGNIVVMKDLLGKHPVSALMEMCNKKKWSQPEFVMVHHSGPDHRKNFLFKVMVNGCEYQPQSASPNKKHAKAMAATVALQAMGEVVGDNAHTGPVFTAASGI, from the exons ATGGCGACCAACATCGAGGAGATCTTTAGGGATTTTGTTATGAGTAAAATCAAAGAAATCGAGGATGAATCTCAAGATAACAG tCGGACAGACGAGACCCATTGTAATACTGTGGAACTACAATCTGAGCCTGTCGCAGAGACACGAGAAGATGGACTTCAAACAGAACACATTAACACAACAACAG ATAAAGACACACGTACTGACCTCCAGGCTGACCATGATAAAGAGGATGCCAGCACTAAACACAGGAAGAGTAAGAAGcacaaaaagcataaaagtaaaaagaagaaaaaaaaacataagtccAGAAAAGATGGCAGCTCAGAGACTGACTCTGACAGAGAGACTCAAGAAAG tggaaagaaaaagaagagaaagaaaaagaaaaaatctcgggaggcagacaaagcgaAAAAGTCTGGCTCACGTTTTGAAAGCTCCTCTGGATCAGAATCCGAAGCAAAACCTTCCTGTGAAAATGCTAAATCGCCATCAGCAGGTAAGACTTCAAAGTCTGAGCTGAAGGAAACATCTGGTTTAGGTAAGTCTCGGGAGTTACCCGACATTATTCCCAAGATGGAAAATTCTGTCCACAACAACATAGAAATTGAAAGGGCCAAGGACAAGAAAAGAAGCCCCAGCAGGACATCTAAAAGAGAGGAGAACTCCAGAGGAAGACGAACCAGGTCAAGATCACCCAAACGGAAAGCCGGACACAGATCAAGATCCCGGTCTTCAAAACGACAACAGAAATCAAAGTCGAGGTCTCGTTCTAGAAATAGTCCCAGAAAGAGGTCTaatcagcagagagagagaagtagATCGAGGTCAAAGGGACAGAATAAACATTCCAGGTCTCGTTCTGTAAGAAGAGGCAGAAATTCAAGATCAAAGTCACGTTCCAGGCGGACTCGATCAAGGTCTGTTGTAATCTTAAGGAGGAACAGAAGGTCCGCTTCAAAATCTAGGTCTAACTCTCCACGACGTAGGAACCATTCCAGGAGTAGGTCGCAAGGCAGAACAAAACATTGTAAATCAAGGTCCTTATCAAAATCTAGTTCTGTTTCAAAAGACAGGCAGAAGATAACTGAAACTATTACGAACGATACAGCTCCAGCAGAGGACAATAGTGAAAGTTCTGTAATGCAAGCAGATATATCTAAAAAAACTACTGAGAATGGACAAAGTCCACCAATGGCTGTGAATGCGGACACCGAGCTACCTGAGACTGTTGTGGATAGCTCAGATTCTGGTGTGAATGAAGTTGGCTTCACTGGATCTTGGAGACCAGTACCCTTTTTAAGTGAGTCAACTAAGGGCAACTCTTCACAGAAGTGCAATACACCAGAGGTGCCTTTGGAAGTGATCAATGTATCTGCAGAAAGATCAGCGTCCTCAACAGTTGAGCCAAAGGATTTAGAGTGTAGCGTCAACCTTGAAAAGGAAGAAGCTACCACAACTCCAACAATAGACGCACAGACTTCATTAGAGAGGTCTTCAAGGTCACCGTCCAAGTCTCCCAATCCACAAAGATCCTCAAGATCCAAACGAGCTGCAAGATCTAGATCAAAGTCATCCTCGAAAAGGAGGAAATCCAGGTCGTCTTCACGGAATAAGGACAAGAAGTCCAAATCTAGATCACCCTCACAAAGAAAAAGCACCAAGTCCAAAACGCAGAACAAAAGTTCTAAGTCAAAGTCGCCCAAAAGGAAAAGGTCAAGGTCTCGTTCACCAGGTAGAAGGAAAAGGTCTAAAACTCCAGACAGAAGCAAGCGATCTAAATCCAAAAAAAGGTCTCGCTCGCGTTCAAGGAGACGATCTCGATCAGGCTCGCGTTGGAAAAGAGGTTTTGGAAGTCGAACGCTAAATCAACGGGACCGTTGGAAACGAGAACCCAGTCGTTCTCCGGTCCTCATTCTTCGTAAGAAAAGGTCGACATCCAAAACTCGGCGAAGCGCCAGCAAGACACCTCCACGTCTTACGGAGCTTG ATAAGGAACAATTGCTGGAGATAGCTAAAGCTAATGCTGCAGCTATGTGTGCCAAGGCAGGTGTGCCCATTCCAGAGAGCCTCAGGCCTAAAACTATTCTTCAACTACCCTTGCCAAATGCAAATGCTACTGCCTTGTCCTTACCAGTGATGTCAAACATAACCATGAATGCTGCTATGGCTAGCATGACTGCTGCTACAATGACTGCTGCTTTGTCTAGTATGGGTGCCTTGGCATCATTGCCGCAATTCGCCCCATTACCGACAATTGTCAACAAGCCACCCCCTTCAAACACCTCTAATCTAGCCAGTATTGAGGAAGCCAAAAGGAAAGTAACCAAACAGGCTAACAGTTTCAGCATTCAAGAGCTAACAGAG AGATGCAAGAAGATTGCTGAGAGCAAGGAAGAGATGGCCATCGCAAAACCACACATGTCAGATGATGAAGACGATGCGAAGCCATTTGGGGGATCTTCCCTTAAAGAGAACAAGGGCTTTGCCTTTAGTCTCAGT GGCACCTCAATAAAGCCAACCGTCCGAACGGAAGCTGTCTTTGCTAAGGAGTTTCCAGTGTCCTCCGGCTCCCAGCACAGAAAGAAAGAGGCTGATGGTGCATACGGGGAATGGGTGCCAGTCGAAAAGAAGACCGAAAAGCCATCAGAATCAGGTTCTGCCGGGACAGAAGAGGCCAGCAAGGACAATGATAGTGTCTTTCCTGAAGCGCCTTCTCAA CCAGTGGACATCACGTTGGCTGTCAGCGAGAGAGCAGTGGCCCAAAAGAGGCTGGCGGAAAATCCTTTCGACATAAATGCCATGTGTATGCTCAATCGGGCTCAGGAGCAA GTTGACGCCTGGGCCCAGTCCAATACAATTCCTGGACTCTTCACGGGTTCAACCGGTGCCCAAGTGCTCTCGTCAGATGAGCTGTCTAACAGCGGCCCACAGGCTTGGATTAAGAAG GATCAGTTCCTGCGAGCTGCGCCAGTTTCGGGCGGAATGGGCGAGTTGTTAATGAGGAAAATGGGATGGCGTTCCGGGGAGGGTTTGGGGAAGCACAGGGAAGGCACAGTGGAGCCCATCGTTATCGATTTTAAAACAGACCGCAAAG GGCTTGTAGCAGAAGGAGAAAAGACCCAGAAATCTGGTAACATTGTCGTGATGAAGGATCTTCTAG GGAAGCATCCAGTATCTGCTTTAATGGAGATGTGTAATAAGAAGAAATGGTCACAACCAGAGTTTGTGATGGTGCACCACAGCGGACCCGACCACCGCAAGAACTTTCTCTTCAAG GTGATGGTGAATGGATGTGAATACCAGCCCCAATCTGCCAGCCCTAATAAGAAACATGCCAAGGCAATGGCAGCCACAGTCGCCCTGCAAGCAATGGGAGAGGTTGTAGGCGACAACGCTCATACTGGACCGGTGTTTACTGCGGCCTCTGGCATCTGA